From the genome of Streptomyces sp. NBC_01341, one region includes:
- a CDS encoding metal ABC transporter permease: protein MMLEFLNPPFMQRALLAAVLVGITAPAIGIYLVQRRQALMGDGIGHVALTGVGLGFLLSVSPVWTATLVAVAGSVVMELIRWYGRTRGDIALAMLFYGGMAGGVMLINLSDTGSNANLTSFLFGSLSTVSEEDVTAIVALAAFVVLVTVGLRRQLFAVSQDEEFARVSGLPVRALNLLVAVTAAITVTVAMRVVGLLLVSALMVVPVAAAQQISKSFKVTFVLAVVIGTAVTLAGTVTSYYEDVPPGATIVLMAIAAFVLLTALATPLARRRARASEAEAARCTLEVPAARPAKDDVRV, encoded by the coding sequence ATCATGCTGGAATTCCTGAACCCTCCCTTCATGCAGCGGGCCCTGCTCGCCGCGGTCCTGGTCGGGATCACCGCGCCCGCCATCGGCATCTACCTCGTCCAGCGCCGCCAGGCCCTGATGGGCGACGGCATCGGGCACGTGGCCCTGACGGGTGTCGGCCTCGGCTTCCTGCTCTCCGTCAGCCCCGTCTGGACGGCGACGCTCGTCGCCGTGGCCGGCTCGGTCGTGATGGAGCTGATCCGCTGGTACGGCCGCACCCGCGGCGACATCGCGCTGGCCATGCTGTTCTACGGCGGCATGGCGGGAGGCGTGATGCTGATCAACCTCTCGGACACCGGCTCCAACGCCAACCTGACGTCGTTCCTCTTCGGCTCCCTGTCGACGGTCTCCGAGGAGGACGTCACCGCGATCGTGGCGCTCGCCGCCTTCGTGGTGCTCGTGACGGTGGGGCTGCGGCGCCAGCTGTTCGCGGTCAGCCAGGACGAGGAGTTCGCCCGGGTGAGCGGCCTGCCGGTGCGCGCGCTCAACCTGCTGGTCGCGGTGACCGCCGCGATCACCGTCACCGTGGCGATGCGGGTCGTCGGCCTGCTGCTGGTCAGCGCCCTCATGGTGGTGCCGGTCGCCGCCGCGCAGCAGATCTCGAAGTCCTTCAAGGTGACGTTCGTGCTGGCCGTCGTCATCGGTACGGCGGTCACCCTGGCCGGCACCGTGACCTCCTACTACGAGGACGTGCCACCGGGCGCGACGATCGTGCTGATGGCCATCGCCGCCTTCGTCCTGCTCACCGCGCTCGCCACGCCGCTGGCACGCAGGCGTGCCAGAGCGAGCGAGGCCGAGGCGGCCCGGTGCACCCTTGAGGTACCGGCGGCCCGCCCGGCCAAGGACGACGTGCGGGTGTGA
- a CDS encoding metal ABC transporter ATP-binding protein — MSGATATLGARPVLRGVDLAVNRGEVVALLGANGSGKSTAVRSVIGQVPLTGGTVELFGTPLRRFRQWARIGYVPQRTTAAGGVPATIREVVASGRLSRTRLGLPGRADRAAVDRAIGLVGLGDRAKDSVNALSGGQHQRVLIARALASEPEVLIMDEPMAGVDLVSQEILATTLREQVAGGATVLLVLHELGALEPLIDRAIVLRDGCVMHDGPPPQATGQHALPGHDHVHPHAASEPVRTGLLT; from the coding sequence ATGTCCGGAGCGACGGCGACGCTCGGCGCGCGCCCCGTGCTGCGCGGCGTCGACCTCGCCGTCAACCGTGGCGAGGTCGTGGCGCTGCTCGGCGCCAACGGCTCCGGCAAGTCGACCGCCGTACGGTCCGTCATCGGCCAGGTTCCGCTGACCGGTGGCACCGTGGAGCTCTTCGGCACGCCGCTGCGGCGCTTCCGCCAGTGGGCCCGCATCGGTTACGTGCCGCAGCGCACCACGGCGGCCGGCGGTGTCCCGGCCACGATCCGCGAAGTCGTCGCCTCCGGGCGGCTGTCCCGCACGAGGCTCGGACTGCCCGGCCGGGCGGACCGGGCCGCGGTGGACCGTGCGATCGGGCTCGTCGGCCTCGGGGACCGTGCCAAGGACTCGGTGAACGCCCTCTCGGGAGGCCAGCACCAGCGGGTCCTGATCGCCCGCGCCCTCGCCTCCGAGCCCGAGGTGCTGATCATGGACGAGCCGATGGCGGGCGTCGACCTCGTCAGCCAGGAGATCCTCGCCACGACGCTGCGCGAGCAGGTCGCCGGCGGTGCCACGGTGCTGCTCGTCCTGCACGAGCTCGGGGCCCTGGAGCCCCTGATCGACCGGGCGATCGTCCTGCGCGACGGCTGCGTCATGCACGACGGTCCGCCCCCCCAGGCCACGGGCCAGCACGCCCTTCCCGGCCACGACCACGTACATCCCCACGCGGCCTCCGAGCCCGTCCGGACGGGACTGCTGACCTGA
- a CDS encoding metal ABC transporter substrate-binding protein: MNVRRLIPTAAVAGAVALGLTALSACSSSDAAEGGKDGKLDVVASFYPMQFLAEEIGGTHVSVTTLTKPGAEPHDLELSPRQIGGLSDADYILFLKGVQPAVDDAVAQAGVKNTVDASKLTTLESHGSEVGHDHGHDEGEEHGHEDTGLDPHIWLDPVKYAEVAKGVGKSLEKADPGNAADYRKNTDTLVAELNELDTAYRTGLKDAATRTFITTHSAFGYLAERYGLTQEGIAGIDPEAEPSPARIDEIHTAAEKSRATTVFFETLASDRTAKTLAKDLGLKTGVLDPLEGITDKSAGADYIEVMKSNLTALQKALGAK, translated from the coding sequence ATGAACGTACGCCGCCTGATACCCACAGCCGCCGTCGCCGGAGCAGTCGCCCTCGGCCTCACCGCGCTCTCCGCCTGTTCCTCGTCCGACGCGGCCGAGGGAGGGAAAGACGGCAAGCTGGACGTGGTGGCGTCCTTCTACCCGATGCAGTTCCTCGCCGAGGAGATCGGCGGGACGCACGTCTCCGTCACCACCCTCACGAAGCCCGGCGCCGAGCCGCACGACCTGGAGCTCTCCCCCCGGCAGATCGGTGGCCTGAGCGACGCCGACTACATCCTGTTCCTCAAGGGCGTCCAGCCCGCCGTGGACGACGCGGTCGCGCAGGCCGGTGTGAAGAACACCGTGGACGCGTCGAAGCTGACCACGCTCGAGAGCCACGGCTCCGAGGTCGGCCACGACCACGGCCACGACGAGGGCGAGGAGCACGGCCACGAGGACACCGGCCTGGACCCGCACATCTGGCTGGACCCGGTGAAGTACGCCGAAGTGGCCAAGGGCGTCGGCAAGTCCCTGGAGAAGGCCGACCCCGGCAACGCCGCGGACTACCGCAAGAACACGGACACCCTGGTCGCCGAGCTGAACGAGCTGGACACGGCGTACAGGACCGGGCTGAAGGACGCCGCCACCAGGACGTTCATCACCACGCACTCCGCCTTCGGATACCTCGCCGAGCGCTACGGCCTCACCCAGGAGGGAATTGCCGGCATCGACCCCGAGGCAGAGCCCAGCCCGGCACGCATCGACGAGATCCACACAGCCGCCGAGAAGAGCCGGGCCACCACCGTGTTCTTCGAGACGCTCGCCAGCGACAGGACCGCGAAGACCCTGGCCAAGGACCTCGGCCTGAAGACCGGCGTCCTGGACCCGCTGGAGGGAATCACGGACAAGTCCGCGGGTGCTGACTACATCGAGGTCATGAAGTCCAACCTGACCGCGCTGCAGAAGGCGCTCGGCGCGAAGTGA